The Maridesulfovibrio hydrothermalis AM13 = DSM 14728 DNA window GCGCAGTGGGTTAAGAGATATCGGCTGGATGTCAGTGCCGGAGATGTTCTGGTTTGTTCCGGTGCTCAGCATGGACTGGCTTGCTGTTTGACCGCTCTGTTTCGTTCCGGTGATCGTATTGCAACAGATTGTCTGACCTATCCGGGGATGAAAACTCTTGCAGCCATGTTCGGTGTGCGGCTTGTACCGGTGGAAATGGATCACGAAGGCATGATTCCGGAAGCACTGGATACGATCTGCCGCAGGGAGAAAATCAGTGGCCTTTATCTGATGCCGGGGGTGCAGAATCCTACCACCGCCTGCATGTCAGTTGACCGGCGGGAGAGAATAGCCATGATCGCCTCTAATCATCAACTGACAATTATTGAGGATGATGCCTACGATCTGACAATTGAAAGTGATCTGCCTCCAGTTTCTTTTTTTGCCAGAGAGAACAGTGTGCATATTGCGGGGGTTTCCAAGTCTCTTGCTGTTGGATTGCGGGTAGCCTTTATGTCGGCATCAAAGGAAATAGGTGAGCAGCTTGCTCATGCAATTTTAAATACAATCTGGATGACTCCTCCGCTTAATGTGGAATTGATCAGGCATTGGATTCGGGACGGCACGGCTGACAGAGTTCTTGTGCGAAAGCGGGAAGCGGCCCGGAATCGTTTTGAAGCGGTAAAGGATGATCTTGATAAACTGAATTTTGCGGGCAACCCGTCCGGTTTTTTTATATGGCTTGAACTGCCGGACCCGTGGCGGGGATATATGATCGAATCGCGCGCCCGTGAAGCCGGTGTAAATATTTTCGGTGCTGAGAAATTTGCGGTAGGCGACAGTGTTGTGCAGCCTATGGCAAGGCTTTCCTTAAGCGGACCTAAAAATATTGAGGAACTGCGCAAGGGGTTAAGTATTTTATACGATATTTTAAACACCTGAGGAGGCGGTATAAATATTGTGCAGATCCGGTTCTTGCCGGCATGTACCCCGTGACTATGGGACATATTATTGGAAAAGATATATATCGGAAACTTGGCGAAAAAGTAGACAATACTACAGTACGCATGCCGTGGTCAGACGCGATGCATGAGATGCTTGTAAATCTGTATACGCCTGCGGAAGCGGACCTTATTGTCCGCATGCCTTACCGCCCCTCCACGGTTGAGCGCATTTCCAGACTTACCGGAATGGATGCCGGAGTTTTGCAGCCTTTGCTGGAAGGGATGTGCTTTAAGGGGCTTGTTTGTGATCTCTGGGAGGATGGTCAGTATCAATATATGATCAGTCCTTTTGTTATCGGTTTTTTTGAGTTTACTATGATGCGCACTCAGGGACAGCTTGAATCCAAAAAATGGGCTGAACTGTTCCAGAGTTATATGTTCGGTGATAAATCTTTTTTTGAATCAAATTTCGGAGATGGTCAGCAGATTTCTATAATGCGGGCATTGCCGTATGAAGATGCTGTCCGGGATGTGGAGCACGTGGAGATTCTTGATTACGAGAAGGCTTCCGCTCTTGTGGCACAGCATGACAAGTTTGCTGTTGGTATTTGTTCCTGCAGGCATGAAAAAATGCATCTGGGTGAGCAGGGCTGTGACGTAACTCTGGAAACCTGCACTTCTATGGGCGACGCTGCTGAGTTTTTACTTCGCAACAAGTTTGCCCGTGAAATATGCCGCTCTGAGATGAATGATATTATGGCCCGTTCAAAAGAGATGGGTTTCACCTTAACGACTGATAACGTTAAAGAGAATTCAGGGTTTATCTGTCATTGCTGCGGGTGTTGCTGTAACCTTTTAAATGGAATTAAATTTTCCGGTTATCCGGGGGTGCTGGTTTCATCATCTTTTATAGCTGCAGTTGATTTAAATGACTGCAACGGTTGCGGACTTTGTGTCAAAGCCTGCCCTGTGGATGCTATTTCTATTTATAAAAAAGAAAAAGATGACCCCGCGGGTAGGGCTGAGCGTTATGCCGTAGTTGACAAAAGTATATGTCTGGGCTGCGGAGTCTGCTCCCTGAAATGCAAGACCGAAGCACTCAAGATGGATAAACGGGAGCAGAAAGTTATTCATCCCGAAGACAGTTTTGAAAGGGTTATTCTGCAATCATTGGAACGCGGAACTTTGCAAAATCTTATTTTTGATAACCCCAACAGCCGCAGTGAGGATTTTATGCGTTCTCTGCTGGGCGGGTTTTTGAAACTTTCTCCGGTTAAAAAAGGGTTGATGAGCGATGTGCTACGTTCACGTTTTTTAAGTGTTCTTAAAAAAGGCAGCTCATAATGTAATTTTTTGTAAGATTATTTCGCACGGACACCGTTCCTGTTTTCGGCCATATAGAGTCATATGCGGCCGGTTGCATTAGAATTACAGGAGATCAAAGGCTTGTGAACTGTCCCTTGGAGGATTTTATTTGCTGGAAAAGCCATGAGTGGCTACTTTTTAGTATGCATAAACAAGTTTGATCTGTTAGATTAACAAGAAAGTTTTTTGGATAGAGTTGTTATTCAGAGCCGTTTTTTTAATGCGGTTCTTTCAATTAATCAGAAACAAGGCAGGTATGAGAAATGGGTGCTACCAGACTCTACAAAGCAATTTATGAGATTACGAGGTCCGTAAACTCTAGCTTGGAGCCGAAAAAGGTTCTTTCCACTATAGCTGAGAAAGTCGCTACGGTTATGGAACTGAAAGGATGTTTTATCCGCTTGCTTGACCGCACAGGTGAAACTTTGCTTGCAGATGCTTCTTACGGACTCAGCGAACGTTACGAGCAGAAAGGCCCTGTAGAGGTTGCTAAAAGTTTGCTTGATCAGGAAGTTTTACAGGGTAAAATTGTCAACATCCCTGATGTCCGCAGTGATAAGCGTTTCCAGTATCCTGAAGAAGCAGCTAAAGAAGGTCTTGTTTCTTTGGTTGTTTTACCGCTTACTGCACGTGGCGAGAAAGTGACAGGTGTGCTTCGTGTTTATTCCGGTCAGCTCCGTGAATTTTCAGAAGAAGAATTGGATTTTCTAAAATGCGTTGCTGATCTTTCGGGTCTCGCACTTGAAAATGCGCGCATGTTCCACGCTCTTAAAAGAGCCAGCGAATTGGCAAATGATTACATCTACAGAATGGATGATTAAATTAAAGCATCTGTATTATTTATTGAGTTCACTTTTTGTGAGGATATAAAATATGAGTAAAGTAAGAGTAGGAATCAATGGATTTGGTCGCATTGGACGTCAGGTTCTCAAAACAATATGGGAAAGACATCGTGATACCATTGAAGTTGTCGCAGTTAATGACCTTTTCGATATTGAAACCAATGCCTTTCTCTGCGCCAGAGATACCAATTACGGAAAATTTCCCCCCGAAATAAGAGTCGAAGGCAATACCATGCATGTCGGTTCTGACTTCGTTGTTCAGAACTTTGCTGAACGTGATCCGCGTCGCATCCCGTGGGGTGATTGCGGTGTAGATGTGGTTATTGAGTGCACCGGTATTTTCAGAACCGGCCCTAAAGCTGCCCAGCATCTTGAAGGCGGCGCAAAAAAAGTAATTATCTCCGCTCCTGCCAAGGAAGAGGATATTACCGTTGTTATGGGGGTAAACCACACCGATTATGACCCTGCAAAGCATAACATTATTTCCAATGCCTCTTGTACCACCAACTGCCTTGCTCCTGTAGTAAAGGTCATGCATGATAAATTCGGCATTGCAAAAGGCGTTATGACCACTATTCACGCCTACACTAATGACCAGCGTATCCTTGATCAGCCGCACAAAGACCTGCGTCGTGCGCGCGCTGCCGCCTGCAACATGATTCCCACCTCTACAGGCGCGGCAAAAGCCGTTGCTCTTGTTATTCCTGAAATGGCCGGGCGTTTTGAAGGTTATTCCGTTCGCGTGCCTACGCCTACCGTATCTCTCGTAGATTTCGTGGCAGTACTCGAAAAAGACACTACTTCTGAAGAACTCAAAGCAGTGCTCAAGGAAGCATCGCAAGGTGAGCTTAAAGGCATTCTCGGTTATTCCGAAGAACCGCTTGTTTCAACAGATTATCTCGCTGATCCGCATTCAGGTATTGTCGAAGCTGACTTTACTGTTGTTCAAGGTGGTAACCTTGCTAAAGTTTACGCATGGTATGATAACGAATGGGGTTATTCCTGCCGTCTTGCTGATTTGATCGACTACATGGCTAAATGCGGTCTGTAGAGATTGTTATGAGCAGGCCATCGGCGGCCCTTCGAGTATCAGAGAATCTTTTTTGAAAAAGGGTTCTCCGGATTATTCCCGAAGCTGTTAATGGTTCAGGTATGGTCCTGACTTTATAATTTGTGTTTTTTAAATCCCTGCTGAAATTTTTCAGCGGGGATTTTTTTGGTCCCCCGGACCTGAGTAGGGTTACTCAGGTCCGGGGGACCATTTATTTTATGCTTCTTTTTTAGGTTGTTTATTAATTCAAAGTAAAATGGAGAAGAAGCACATTGAAAATTTCAACGGGTGAAAATGGTAAATTTATGCAGCAAAGTCCAGACGGGCTTTTTGCAGGGGATAAGACGAAAAGCATAAGTCCTGATCTGGAGAATCTTACGCGGAAAGAAGGGCTTGATGCTGATATTTTGCAGCGCGCCCATGACCGTGAAGAGGAGGAGCGAGATTTACGGGTTCTGGATGCCTACAATCGTTTTGAAGCGGGGTTGCAGGATATTCTGACTACTCCTGAAACCGGCCTTATGCAGCGTCAGGCCGGAGCGGCTCAGTCTGCGGTTTTTGAAGTTAATGATTATTTTACCGAGGCAGGCGGACGGCTGCGCGATGAGCTGCCTGATGATGAGTGTCGGGAGCGGTTTATGGATATTCTTGCTTCGCGCCGTAAGACAGCAATTAACGCCGTGGCCCGGCATCAGAGTCAGGAATACCAGAACTGGAAGGATCGTACAGCCGGTGAAACGATTGATTCCGTTTTGAAAGCTGTAAATATCTGCCCCGATGCAGCCTCGCTTATGCATGGTGAAAAACTGCTGGAAGGGGCCATGTTGAGGCTGTATCGGGGTAGTAATCCAGAGCTGCTTGAACTTCGTCTGGTAAGTGCCAAGCAGGCCATGTACGCGGGGGCGCTTGAAACAATAGGACTTAAAGATCCGGTTACGGCTTTGATTGTTGCAGAAAGCTGGAAAGAACAGCTCGGCATGCATAATTATGAATTGCTTCGCGAAAAATATGCTCCTTCGGCCCGTAACCAGAGCCTTAAGATGGAGTTCAAAACTTTGCGCAACCTTACTGACGAGGAGGTTCAGGCCGAACTTGCTGATATAGCTGATCAGGATATGCGTGAAGAACTTGCGGACATGCTTCTGGCTGACCGTATGCGGAAAAGAACACTCGAAGAACGGAATGAGGAAGAGCGTTTAAACGCAATTAACCGTCATCTTTTCAAGCGGTTTACATCAGGAACGCTGACAGTTGAGGAAATACTTGATTCAGGTCTTTCATCCGGTCAGCGGGCTACGTGGCGAATAATTTTCAGTCGTAAAGGGGAGCTGGCTCAGGATAATGCTCTGCTCAGCGTTGTAGATGCCATTACTGCTAAAGAGATTGTTGAAGAGCATCAGATTTATGCTGCGGTTACGGAAGGTTTGGGAGAGATGGATGCTTTTATGCTTGCAGGCCTATTCAGGCTGAAAGATAACCCCGAAGCAAGGCTCATGGTTAATGGTTTATGTGAAATATCTGAGGCAAATGAGTCAATATCAGGTGATGAAGAAGGTCACGCTGCGGCCGTACGCGATTTTATGAATCGCATTGCATCCCGTATTAATAAGGGAGAGTCGTTCAGCATTACCAAGGTGCGTAACGATGTTATTAAAGATCATTTTGAAGGGAGGAAGGCAGGGCCGGTTCAGCAGGCTGTAGAAAAAGGTCCGGAAGAATCACAAGAAATGGTTCCGGCAGACAAAAAGTTTGATAATCCTGCTGCTGTAAAAGATAATGTTGTTGAATGATCAGGATGTAACCTATAAGTATATAAAATCATCCATCAGAGAATAGGTGAATGTTGAAAAAGTAATAAATGGGCGGGACTTTGATTAACAGAGTCCCGCCCTTTAAATTTTTACTATTTGCTGTATCTACCAGACATTCTTGGTGTTTTCACTGGAAGGGGAATATAGTCTGGTGAAATCATCAAAAGCAGTCAGTGCAGCTGCTGCGCCCT harbors:
- a CDS encoding PLP-dependent aminotransferase family protein, with the protein product MTKWIPELIDDKRAKYKALADAIERDVFSGVLNPGDKLPTHRDLADDLAINVSTVTRGYAEAERRGFISGTVGRGTFVAADAAVSSSMVSFEPHAPGMIELGMVNTFYDLDPDIQENMKRLTRCRNLDAFLRYTDPRGLPEHREIGAQWVKRYRLDVSAGDVLVCSGAQHGLACCLTALFRSGDRIATDCLTYPGMKTLAAMFGVRLVPVEMDHEGMIPEALDTICRREKISGLYLMPGVQNPTTACMSVDRRERIAMIASNHQLTIIEDDAYDLTIESDLPPVSFFARENSVHIAGVSKSLAVGLRVAFMSASKEIGEQLAHAILNTIWMTPPLNVELIRHWIRDGTADRVLVRKREAARNRFEAVKDDLDKLNFAGNPSGFFIWLELPDPWRGYMIESRAREAGVNIFGAEKFAVGDSVVQPMARLSLSGPKNIEELRKGLSILYDILNT
- a CDS encoding ATP-binding protein encodes the protein MGHIIGKDIYRKLGEKVDNTTVRMPWSDAMHEMLVNLYTPAEADLIVRMPYRPSTVERISRLTGMDAGVLQPLLEGMCFKGLVCDLWEDGQYQYMISPFVIGFFEFTMMRTQGQLESKKWAELFQSYMFGDKSFFESNFGDGQQISIMRALPYEDAVRDVEHVEILDYEKASALVAQHDKFAVGICSCRHEKMHLGEQGCDVTLETCTSMGDAAEFLLRNKFAREICRSEMNDIMARSKEMGFTLTTDNVKENSGFICHCCGCCCNLLNGIKFSGYPGVLVSSSFIAAVDLNDCNGCGLCVKACPVDAISIYKKEKDDPAGRAERYAVVDKSICLGCGVCSLKCKTEALKMDKREQKVIHPEDSFERVILQSLERGTLQNLIFDNPNSRSEDFMRSLLGGFLKLSPVKKGLMSDVLRSRFLSVLKKGSS
- a CDS encoding GAF domain-containing protein; this translates as MGATRLYKAIYEITRSVNSSLEPKKVLSTIAEKVATVMELKGCFIRLLDRTGETLLADASYGLSERYEQKGPVEVAKSLLDQEVLQGKIVNIPDVRSDKRFQYPEEAAKEGLVSLVVLPLTARGEKVTGVLRVYSGQLREFSEEELDFLKCVADLSGLALENARMFHALKRASELANDYIYRMDD
- the gap gene encoding type I glyceraldehyde-3-phosphate dehydrogenase, with amino-acid sequence MSKVRVGINGFGRIGRQVLKTIWERHRDTIEVVAVNDLFDIETNAFLCARDTNYGKFPPEIRVEGNTMHVGSDFVVQNFAERDPRRIPWGDCGVDVVIECTGIFRTGPKAAQHLEGGAKKVIISAPAKEEDITVVMGVNHTDYDPAKHNIISNASCTTNCLAPVVKVMHDKFGIAKGVMTTIHAYTNDQRILDQPHKDLRRARAAACNMIPTSTGAAKAVALVIPEMAGRFEGYSVRVPTPTVSLVDFVAVLEKDTTSEELKAVLKEASQGELKGILGYSEEPLVSTDYLADPHSGIVEADFTVVQGGNLAKVYAWYDNEWGYSCRLADLIDYMAKCGL